In Opitutus sp. ER46, the following are encoded in one genomic region:
- a CDS encoding phosphopantetheine-binding protein, translating to MTKDECKKVVLDIIADIAPDEDLSNVKPDVRLRDQLQLDSMDFLDIVMELRKRYGIEVPEKEYIQLASLDSSAEYLTPKFNAIAAKK from the coding sequence ATGACAAAAGACGAATGCAAGAAGGTGGTGCTGGACATCATCGCGGACATCGCGCCCGACGAAGATCTGAGCAATGTGAAGCCCGACGTGCGCCTGCGCGACCAGCTCCAGCTCGATAGCATGGACTTCTTGGATATCGTGATGGAGCTCCGGAAACGGTACGGCATCGAGGTGCCCGAGAAGGAGTACATCCAGCTCGCCTCGCTCGACAGCAGCGCCGAGTACCTGACCCCGAAGTTCAACGCGATCGCAGCGAAGAAATAA